A genomic stretch from Leptospira licerasiae serovar Varillal str. VAR 010 includes:
- a CDS encoding phosphoadenylyl-sulfate reductase — MSPFDLEAKLKDLSLEDSLAKISREFPGQAVFSTSFGLEDQVITHAIYSQNLDIRIFTLDTGRLFTETYELHKRTNGMYGKRIQTFFPDAQAVEDLINEKGPDSFYDSIENRKECCHIRKVVPLNRALEGAKIWITGIRNDQSGSRENLTKVELDTGRDILKFHPILHWSWEKVQQYIQDNNIPYNPLHDKGYPSIGCAPCTRAIMPGEDFRAGRWWWENESTKECGLHWVDGKLVRKKGSEV; from the coding sequence ATGAGTCCATTCGATCTGGAAGCAAAATTAAAAGACCTAAGTTTAGAAGATTCTTTGGCGAAAATTTCCAGAGAATTTCCGGGACAAGCTGTGTTCTCCACAAGCTTTGGTCTAGAAGATCAGGTAATCACTCACGCAATTTATTCCCAAAATTTGGACATTCGTATCTTTACTTTGGATACGGGAAGGTTGTTCACAGAGACTTATGAGCTTCATAAACGTACAAATGGAATGTACGGTAAACGGATCCAAACATTCTTTCCGGATGCGCAAGCAGTAGAGGATCTGATCAATGAGAAGGGCCCCGATTCCTTCTACGATTCCATAGAAAATAGAAAAGAATGTTGTCATATTCGTAAAGTTGTCCCTTTGAACAGGGCTTTAGAGGGAGCTAAAATTTGGATCACCGGAATTCGTAACGATCAATCTGGTTCCAGAGAAAATTTAACCAAAGTGGAGCTGGATACGGGAAGGGATATTTTGAAATTCCATCCTATTCTGCATTGGTCTTGGGAGAAAGTACAACAGTATATCCAAGACAATAATATTCCGTATAATCCTCTTCATGATAAGGGATATCCCAGTATCGGATGTGCTCCATGCACAAGAGCTATTATGCCAGGCGAAGATTTCAGGGCCGGCCGCTGGTGGTGGGAGAATGAATCCACTAAAGAATGCGGACTGCATTGGGTGGATGGAAAACTGGTAAGAAAAAAAGGATCAGAAGTATGA
- the cysD gene encoding sulfate adenylyltransferase subunit CysD, producing MTTRTRLSHLQQLEAESIYILREVAAQFERPALLFSGGKDSITLVHLALKAFRPGKFPFPLVHIDTGHNFPEALQFRDDLAKRIGEKLIVRYVQDSIDQGKAVEEKGKFPSRNAIQTVTLLDTIEEFKFDACIGGARRDEEKARAKERVFSVRDEFGSWDPKLQRPELWNIYNGKIHVGENVRVFPISNWTELDVWEYIKAENIPLPSLYFSHKRQIVWRENVVFPVSEFVTLDSFDKVEEKTVRFRTVGDMTCTAAVESEANSLDDIIREIQTSRTTERGSRLDDKRSEAAMEERKRGGYF from the coding sequence ATGACGACTAGAACTCGATTGTCGCATCTCCAACAACTAGAGGCGGAATCCATTTATATACTTAGGGAAGTTGCAGCTCAATTCGAGAGACCTGCACTTTTATTTTCAGGGGGGAAGGATTCGATCACCTTGGTCCACCTTGCACTGAAAGCGTTCCGTCCTGGAAAATTCCCATTTCCATTGGTACACATCGATACGGGCCATAACTTTCCGGAAGCATTACAATTTCGTGATGATCTTGCGAAACGTATCGGAGAAAAATTAATCGTTAGATACGTTCAGGATTCCATAGACCAAGGAAAAGCTGTGGAAGAAAAAGGTAAGTTCCCTAGCAGGAATGCGATCCAAACCGTTACTCTATTGGATACGATCGAAGAGTTCAAATTCGATGCATGTATAGGCGGAGCCAGAAGGGACGAAGAAAAAGCGCGCGCGAAAGAAAGAGTATTTTCAGTTCGCGACGAGTTTGGAAGCTGGGACCCTAAACTGCAAAGACCCGAGCTTTGGAATATTTATAACGGAAAGATCCACGTGGGAGAGAACGTAAGAGTTTTCCCAATCAGTAATTGGACCGAGCTGGATGTTTGGGAATATATTAAGGCCGAAAATATTCCTCTTCCTTCATTATATTTTTCTCATAAAAGACAGATTGTCTGGAGAGAGAATGTAGTATTTCCCGTTTCAGAATTCGTGACTTTGGATTCTTTCGATAAGGTGGAAGAAAAAACCGTTCGTTTTAGAACAGTGGGTGATATGACTTGCACTGCTGCGGTGGAATCCGAAGCGAATTCCTTAGATGATATTATTCGTGAGATCCAAACTTCCAGAACTACGGAAAGAGGATCTAGATTGGACGATAAACGTTCCGAAGCTGCGATGGAAGAACGTAAAAGAGGCGGTTACTTCTGA
- a CDS encoding sulfate adenylyltransferase subunit 1 yields the protein MDLLRFITAGSVDDGKSTLIGRLLYDSKSVFQDQLEAIEKTGQVNGQINLALLTDGLKAEREQGITIDVAYKYFSTPKRKFIIADAPGHIQYTRNMVTGASNSELAIILIDSRKGVIEQTYRHSYIASLLKIPHVVICVNKMDLVDFSKERFEEIVEDYKNFASDLDFKGLEFIPISALNGDNVVDPSPNMTWWKGKTLLGYLEDLEIEVDETKHEPRFPVQYVIRPQTEDHHDYRGYAGQVRSGVFKKGDDIVVLPSGLRSKIKSIHTYESEIEETFAPMSVTILLEDEIDISRGDMIVTDKHQPTVSQDLEAEVCWMDAKSLVPGNKYLLRQTTGSVKSAVKEISFKIDIQTHEKLESSQLALNEIGRIKIRTAKPIAFDSYSENRGTGSFVLVDEGTNNTVGAGMIVGAY from the coding sequence ATGGACTTATTACGTTTTATTACTGCGGGAAGTGTAGACGACGGAAAATCCACACTGATCGGTCGTCTTTTATACGATAGCAAATCGGTATTCCAAGACCAGTTAGAAGCGATCGAGAAAACAGGCCAGGTAAACGGTCAGATCAATTTAGCTCTTCTTACGGACGGACTAAAAGCGGAGAGAGAGCAAGGGATTACGATCGATGTGGCCTATAAATACTTCTCCACTCCGAAAAGAAAATTCATCATTGCTGATGCTCCGGGACATATCCAGTACACTCGAAATATGGTGACAGGCGCTTCCAATTCAGAGCTTGCGATCATTTTGATCGATTCTCGTAAGGGAGTGATCGAACAAACTTACAGACATTCATATATCGCTTCTCTATTAAAAATCCCTCATGTAGTGATCTGCGTCAACAAGATGGACTTGGTGGATTTTTCCAAAGAACGTTTCGAAGAGATCGTGGAAGATTATAAAAACTTTGCCTCCGATCTGGATTTTAAAGGGTTGGAGTTCATACCGATTTCCGCTCTGAATGGAGATAACGTCGTAGATCCTTCTCCCAATATGACTTGGTGGAAAGGTAAAACTCTTTTAGGTTATTTAGAAGACCTAGAGATCGAAGTGGATGAGACAAAACACGAACCTAGATTTCCGGTTCAGTATGTGATCCGTCCTCAAACGGAAGACCATCACGATTACAGAGGGTATGCCGGTCAGGTCAGAAGCGGCGTTTTCAAAAAAGGAGACGATATAGTTGTTCTTCCAAGCGGATTACGTTCTAAGATCAAATCCATTCATACTTACGAAAGCGAAATAGAAGAAACTTTCGCTCCAATGTCTGTTACTATTCTTCTGGAAGATGAAATAGATATTAGTCGCGGCGATATGATCGTAACCGATAAACACCAGCCTACTGTCTCACAGGATCTGGAGGCCGAAGTTTGTTGGATGGACGCTAAGTCTTTGGTGCCGGGAAATAAATATCTTTTAAGACAGACCACAGGTTCCGTGAAATCCGCAGTTAAGGAAATTTCCTTTAAGATAGATATCCAAACACATGAAAAATTGGAGTCTTCCCAATTAGCTCTGAACGAGATCGGAAGGATCAAGATCAGGACAGCAAAACCTATCGCGTTCGATAGTTATTCCGAAAATCGCGGAACAGGAAGTTTCGTTTTAGTGGATGAAGGTACCAATAATACTGTGGGTGCCGGAATGATCGTAGGAGCCTATTGA
- the cobA gene encoding uroporphyrinogen-III C-methyltransferase, with the protein MNTEVGKVYLVGAGPGNPELMTLKALRILEKAEVILYDALLDSSFLEFFPSTSIVHYVGKRAGQHSATQEEIQDLIVRYSLQGKTVVRLKGGDPFVFGRGGEELLTLRKHKIPYEIVPGVSALSAGSSGAGFPLTHRGLSRQVLIMDGHTVLQEDTDWRWFAEFKGTIALFMGTSSIVQISKNLIDNGASSLVPVALVENASLKNQKTTVTSLGRIIEEGLSKQSSGPGIIYIGPVVHLIGENPELDFQGFASQGEEV; encoded by the coding sequence ATGAATACCGAAGTGGGAAAAGTATATTTAGTGGGAGCAGGTCCCGGAAATCCGGAACTTATGACCTTAAAAGCCCTGAGAATATTAGAAAAAGCAGAAGTAATTCTGTACGACGCTTTATTAGATTCTTCCTTTTTGGAATTTTTTCCTTCTACTTCGATTGTTCATTATGTGGGTAAGAGAGCGGGCCAACATTCCGCAACCCAAGAAGAGATCCAAGATCTGATTGTTAGATATTCTCTCCAAGGTAAGACCGTCGTACGTTTGAAAGGAGGGGATCCTTTCGTATTCGGCAGAGGTGGAGAAGAATTACTAACTTTAAGAAAACATAAAATTCCATATGAGATAGTTCCGGGAGTAAGCGCTTTGAGTGCAGGATCTTCCGGTGCGGGTTTTCCTTTAACTCATAGAGGATTATCCAGACAGGTTCTGATCATGGATGGTCATACCGTTCTGCAAGAAGACACTGATTGGAGATGGTTTGCAGAGTTCAAGGGAACAATCGCTCTTTTTATGGGGACTTCATCCATCGTACAGATCTCTAAAAATTTGATCGATAACGGAGCTTCTTCTCTTGTTCCGGTGGCTCTTGTGGAAAACGCGAGTTTAAAAAATCAAAAGACAACCGTAACAAGTTTGGGTAGAATTATCGAAGAAGGTTTATCCAAACAAAGTTCCGGACCCGGAATTATATATATAGGTCCGGTCGTTCATCTGATCGGGGAAAATCCTGAATTAGATTTTCAAGGATTTGCTTCCCAAGGAGAAGAAGTATGA
- a CDS encoding precorrin-2 dehydrogenase/sirohydrochlorin ferrochelatase family protein: protein MNKLLPVFIKLENKKVLVVGGGNVALEKLQHLKDTGCTLTVISKEFKSETVRLLSSIKDAKIETREVQLSDLDGFDLVYSATNDRQTNRDLVEYAKQKKIWINCADDPSLCDFYSSAYFDRGPIRVAVSTQGGFAGLAGTIRTILEEILPKDHDQELENLLEIRNLSKRKLGDPEERKAALKFLLSEFKQKYLSTDTK, encoded by the coding sequence ATGAACAAACTTCTTCCTGTTTTTATAAAATTAGAAAATAAAAAGGTGCTAGTAGTAGGCGGAGGAAATGTCGCTCTCGAAAAATTGCAGCATCTAAAAGATACTGGCTGCACGCTTACGGTCATCTCTAAAGAATTCAAATCGGAAACCGTTCGTCTGCTTTCATCCATTAAAGATGCGAAGATAGAAACAAGAGAAGTCCAGCTTTCCGACCTAGACGGTTTCGATCTGGTATATTCTGCAACCAACGATCGACAGACCAATCGTGACTTGGTGGAATACGCCAAACAAAAAAAGATTTGGATCAATTGTGCGGACGATCCTTCTCTTTGTGATTTTTATTCTTCTGCATATTTCGACAGGGGGCCGATCCGTGTGGCGGTCTCCACCCAAGGAGGGTTCGCGGGACTTGCCGGAACCATCCGTACTATTCTTGAAGAGATCCTTCCTAAGGACCATGACCAAGAATTGGAAAACTTATTAGAAATCCGTAATTTGAGCAAACGTAAATTAGGTGATCCGGAAGAAAGGAAAGCCGCTCTCAAGTTTTTGTTGAGCGAGTTTAAACAAAAATACTTATCAACGGATACGAAATAA
- a CDS encoding NADPH-dependent assimilatory sulfite reductase hemoprotein subunit, whose product MSEQKELSEVEHIKTASKGLRGKIGTAIETGAEGFEEDDKQLIKFHGMYQQKDRDRRKDEAGEFIENPTSFMIRGRIPGGRLTSEQYMVWDDLADKFGGGALRLTTRQSIQMHTILLKDLKPIMQAVHKVNLSTMGACGDVVRNVTQALNPWGNKELTQLDPIAQLLSDHFKYKSNAYAELWLGESQLNKEDEPDPIYGTTYLPRKFKIAVTLAGNNSVDIYTNDMGFAATLDENGKIDGYFAFAGGGLGMTHNKAETYPRAADLLGWIPEKDLIPVAEGIVTSHRDFGDRTNRKHARLKYVLAEKGVEWFRSEVERRSGAKFDIARKLPKWETPNYLGWTERADGTLALGFHTLSGRIKDFPEKPLKTALKDIISTFKLNVQVTADQDLVLMGIKKEDKEKLESKLKEYNISPASPKPLYDRALACPALPTCGLALTESERTFPQLLESIQKVIDKLDLNDRAPIVRMTGCPNGCARPYSAEVGIVGQQAGGKYSLFFGGNPEGTKVGDYVAKKVPFAEIPVQLEKAFEVWKKEGNPNERFGDFAARYSLDKFRELLGSM is encoded by the coding sequence ATGTCAGAGCAAAAAGAACTTAGCGAAGTCGAGCATATAAAAACCGCCTCTAAGGGACTAAGAGGAAAGATCGGAACTGCTATCGAAACAGGTGCAGAAGGATTCGAGGAAGATGACAAACAGTTGATCAAATTCCATGGAATGTACCAGCAAAAGGACAGGGACCGTAGAAAGGACGAGGCCGGAGAATTTATCGAAAACCCGACCTCCTTTATGATCCGTGGAAGGATCCCTGGAGGAAGGCTTACTTCTGAACAATACATGGTTTGGGATGATCTGGCCGATAAATTCGGCGGTGGTGCTTTACGTTTAACTACTAGGCAGTCCATCCAAATGCACACGATCCTTTTAAAGGATCTGAAACCGATCATGCAAGCGGTGCATAAGGTAAATCTTTCCACTATGGGAGCGTGTGGTGACGTTGTGCGTAATGTGACTCAGGCTTTGAATCCTTGGGGAAACAAAGAACTAACCCAGTTGGATCCGATCGCTCAATTATTATCCGATCATTTTAAATATAAAAGTAATGCATACGCCGAACTATGGTTAGGCGAGAGCCAACTTAATAAAGAGGATGAGCCTGATCCGATCTATGGGACCACTTATCTTCCTAGGAAGTTCAAGATCGCCGTTACTCTTGCGGGAAATAATTCGGTCGATATTTATACGAACGATATGGGATTCGCAGCGACTTTAGACGAAAACGGTAAAATAGACGGTTATTTCGCTTTTGCAGGTGGTGGACTCGGCATGACTCACAATAAGGCTGAGACTTATCCTAGAGCGGCAGACTTGCTCGGTTGGATCCCTGAAAAAGACCTGATCCCAGTTGCAGAAGGTATAGTGACTTCTCATAGAGATTTTGGAGATCGTACCAACCGTAAACATGCTCGTCTAAAATACGTTTTAGCGGAGAAGGGTGTGGAATGGTTCCGTTCCGAAGTGGAGCGCAGATCCGGTGCAAAATTCGATATTGCTCGTAAACTTCCAAAATGGGAAACTCCGAATTATTTAGGATGGACTGAAAGAGCGGACGGAACTCTTGCATTAGGATTCCATACACTTTCCGGAAGGATCAAGGACTTTCCTGAAAAACCGTTAAAGACGGCTTTAAAAGATATCATTTCCACTTTCAAATTGAATGTCCAGGTAACTGCGGATCAAGATTTGGTCTTAATGGGGATCAAAAAAGAGGATAAGGAAAAGTTAGAATCTAAATTAAAAGAATATAATATTAGTCCGGCCTCTCCTAAACCTTTATATGACCGCGCGCTTGCATGTCCTGCACTTCCTACTTGTGGTTTGGCGTTGACCGAATCCGAAAGGACTTTTCCTCAACTATTGGAATCTATCCAAAAAGTGATCGATAAATTGGATCTGAACGACAGAGCTCCTATCGTGAGAATGACCGGATGTCCAAACGGTTGTGCTAGACCTTATTCAGCAGAAGTGGGTATCGTAGGGCAACAAGCCGGAGGGAAATATTCCTTATTCTTCGGTGGAAATCCGGAAGGAACGAAAGTAGGAGACTATGTAGCTAAGAAGGTCCCATTCGCGGAGATTCCTGTCCAACTAGAGAAGGCATTCGAAGTTTGGAAAAAAGAAGGAAACCCGAACGAAAGATTCGGAGACTTTGCCGCTCGATATTCCTTGGATAAGTTTAGGGAATTATTGGGGTCGATGTAA
- a CDS encoding SMP-30/gluconolactonase/LRE family protein has product MLQRSLSNPAVRIFIPITFLFLIFGIFILFGWTKTDPTDYEPDDIIRQEERDILFISNPVNEKSPIEKPFGLAVDSRGAVYTGSSDGNIYKIKTDGQTELFAKTSGRALGLAFDGKENLVACVSGLGLTFYDPKGNENVLLREDSDGNPLTNLFGLDIASDGTVYFTEVSKKFSYEDSYLEELESKPNGRILSYNPRTQEVKTVLEDLYHPTGISLSSSEDFLVFGEKYRHRISRFWLKGKNAGKDQFMITHLPGSPALITSDSQRNFWIALSSPRHVAIDRIQNFPILKKTIAALPFFFRPLEGKLAYILSMNEEGDISLSLMDNTSDKLGSITSALQYGSGVLLAGFSTQKIWKWKFETLEMFF; this is encoded by the coding sequence ATGCTCCAACGATCACTTTCCAATCCTGCAGTTAGGATATTTATCCCTATTACTTTTTTATTCCTGATCTTCGGGATCTTCATTCTATTCGGTTGGACCAAAACGGACCCGACGGATTACGAACCTGACGATATTATCCGCCAAGAAGAAAGAGATATATTATTTATCTCTAATCCAGTAAACGAAAAGTCCCCTATAGAAAAACCTTTCGGCCTTGCGGTCGATTCCAGAGGAGCCGTTTATACTGGATCATCCGATGGAAATATTTATAAGATCAAAACGGACGGACAAACCGAGTTATTTGCAAAAACTTCGGGAAGAGCCTTAGGACTTGCATTCGACGGAAAAGAAAATCTAGTAGCTTGCGTGTCTGGACTAGGACTTACATTTTACGATCCAAAAGGAAATGAGAACGTATTACTCCGAGAAGATTCAGACGGAAATCCATTAACCAATCTTTTCGGTTTGGATATCGCATCCGACGGAACCGTTTACTTTACGGAAGTTAGCAAAAAATTCTCTTACGAAGATTCATATTTGGAAGAATTGGAATCCAAACCTAACGGTAGAATTCTTTCTTACAATCCAAGGACCCAAGAAGTAAAAACAGTTCTAGAAGATCTATATCATCCAACCGGGATCAGTTTATCTTCTTCCGAAGATTTTTTGGTTTTCGGAGAAAAATACAGACATCGTATTTCTCGTTTTTGGTTAAAAGGGAAGAATGCGGGTAAGGACCAGTTTATGATCACACATCTTCCTGGAAGCCCTGCATTGATCACCTCGGACTCTCAGAGAAATTTTTGGATCGCTTTATCTTCTCCCAGACATGTGGCAATCGATAGGATACAAAACTTTCCGATCTTGAAAAAGACGATCGCTGCACTTCCGTTTTTCTTTCGCCCGTTAGAAGGAAAATTAGCCTATATACTTTCCATGAATGAAGAAGGCGACATTAGTCTTTCTTTGATGGATAATACTTCGGATAAATTGGGATCGATTACTTCCGCTTTACAATACGGATCGGGAGTTTTACTTGCGGGATTTTCCACTCAAAAAATCTGGAAGTGGAAGTTTGAAACTTTAGAAATGTTTTTTTAA
- a CDS encoding M23 family metallopeptidase — MPSLKRHLSLLSALILISLTEVHAVYDRLPLKSLEYSDSKIIRVREEIKYNLQISVSNLDQKDLVHLRFLVYKVGPKDTFFKIMARTGMDLDTLSSVNELASPQDIYPGMELLIPNMRGVYDSEEHSPDELSRKKVAARFRISPKFLYYDDLRKSWFVPGRGLPKEEKNFFYGLAFSDPLAEEGRLSSKFGRRKDPFTKKDTFHGGIDLAAEEGTPVYASADGEVSFSGTRGGYGSLIVLKHGSGYETKYGHLSKLLVVAGAKVKKGQLIGEVGMSGRATGFHLHFEVLRNSLRQRPIFKGHV, encoded by the coding sequence ATGCCTTCCTTAAAAAGACATCTCAGTTTATTATCCGCACTCATACTAATCTCACTAACCGAGGTCCACGCGGTTTACGATCGTCTTCCCTTAAAAAGTTTAGAATATTCGGACTCGAAGATCATCCGAGTCAGAGAAGAGATAAAATATAACCTTCAAATTTCAGTTTCCAATTTGGACCAAAAAGATCTGGTCCATCTTAGATTCCTTGTCTACAAAGTAGGACCCAAAGACACTTTTTTTAAGATTATGGCCAGGACCGGAATGGACTTGGACACACTTTCCTCGGTAAACGAATTAGCCTCTCCGCAAGACATATATCCTGGGATGGAACTTTTGATCCCGAATATGAGAGGAGTTTATGACTCGGAAGAACATTCTCCCGACGAACTTTCCCGCAAAAAAGTCGCAGCCCGTTTTCGGATCTCTCCCAAGTTCTTATACTATGATGACCTCAGAAAATCCTGGTTCGTTCCAGGAAGAGGATTACCTAAAGAAGAGAAAAACTTTTTTTATGGATTAGCATTCTCCGATCCGCTAGCGGAAGAAGGAAGACTGAGTTCTAAGTTCGGAAGAAGAAAGGACCCGTTCACAAAAAAGGATACCTTTCACGGAGGTATCGATCTTGCGGCGGAAGAGGGAACACCGGTTTACGCGTCCGCAGACGGAGAAGTTTCCTTTTCTGGGACAAGAGGAGGTTACGGAAGTCTAATCGTCTTAAAACATGGATCGGGGTACGAAACCAAATATGGACATTTAAGTAAATTGTTAGTTGTTGCGGGTGCTAAAGTTAAAAAAGGCCAATTGATCGGAGAAGTCGGAATGAGCGGAAGAGCCACCGGATTTCATTTACATTTTGAAGTATTGAGAAATAGTTTGAGACAAAGGCCCATATTTAAGGGTCATGTCTGA
- a CDS encoding CPBP family intramembrane glutamic endopeptidase, translating to MDLEKEDQKLAPGRDVLLMGLIQVFVLFIGMYSYMRITRFQVESTLSLKVSKQNFTKAKEVINTVPSEVVWNEPASAEKAVREYTEFVVTKRPWLLSLDRIIWGLCFLVPSYFFIRKIARIETAEFTDSASGRDILAGIATGFATFCFVNVASSLIFFIIGKPQSNYLEIILTKNLFLNWKLLGWTLVAIAFGAGIFEEFFFRGFLLKYFEEKNLGSIGLIITSVIFGVVHFNGGSYVAPILLIFVGLSFGISYLKTGNIWVPVTAHITYNASMLLAGFLLGDRIS from the coding sequence ATGGATTTAGAAAAGGAAGATCAAAAACTCGCACCCGGCAGAGACGTTCTGCTTATGGGTCTGATCCAGGTTTTCGTACTGTTCATCGGTATGTATTCCTATATGAGGATTACTCGATTCCAAGTAGAGAGCACTCTATCTTTAAAAGTTTCCAAACAAAATTTCACAAAAGCAAAAGAAGTGATAAATACGGTTCCTTCCGAAGTGGTTTGGAACGAACCTGCTTCCGCTGAAAAGGCTGTTAGAGAATATACCGAATTTGTAGTAACTAAGCGCCCCTGGTTATTGTCTTTGGACAGGATCATATGGGGATTATGCTTTTTGGTCCCCTCTTACTTTTTTATCCGAAAGATCGCAAGGATCGAAACTGCAGAGTTTACAGACTCCGCGAGCGGTAGGGATATACTTGCAGGAATTGCCACCGGATTTGCTACATTCTGTTTTGTGAATGTAGCTAGTAGCCTGATCTTTTTTATCATCGGTAAGCCCCAATCTAATTATCTAGAGATCATCCTAACCAAAAATCTTTTCCTAAATTGGAAATTGTTAGGATGGACCTTAGTCGCGATCGCATTCGGAGCCGGAATTTTTGAGGAATTTTTCTTCAGAGGATTTTTGCTGAAATACTTTGAGGAAAAAAACTTAGGCTCGATAGGGCTAATCATCACCTCCGTTATTTTTGGAGTCGTACATTTTAACGGAGGATCCTATGTGGCGCCGATCCTGCTTATATTTGTAGGGCTTTCATTCGGAATTTCTTATTTAAAAACCGGTAATATATGGGTGCCTGTGACTGCGCATATCACTTATAACGCATCCATGCTTTTGGCCGGATTTCTCCTTGGGGATCGGATCTCTTAA
- a CDS encoding chloride channel protein, whose translation MFGKVFSQFKQGLLSSYFTIKGRRSLYLYCVLTGIVSGLGALLFSRALAWAEYISLESVSGLHNTHSGGEFYVSLEPIASIHIGRWALLVIPPLGGLIAGWIIWKFSPDSAGTGTDSLIDSFHNKEGMVDPKVPLIKSIATVFTLSSGGSGGKEGPISLIGAGFGSLVANLTKAGARARRTLLLAGTAGGLGAIFHAPLGGALTSVEMVYREDIESDTLVPCIISSVTAFLTYSSFNGFGSVYKVPEIGFIEYKELIFYLFLGILCYLNGAFLIKIFQFMQDWSKSWKLPMWIKPALGGIPVGLIGYFLPEVIGTGSGVLQDVLEGSFQFPNYSSYLDRDLQIIFFFLLLAFLKIITTSFTIGSGGSAGMFGPSLFIGGMLGGALGTFAKLVLGYQVSVASFVLVGMGAFYAGIASAPIAGMVMICEIIGSYSLLPPLMIVSIITFVLSHKLNLYKSQKNTRFQSPAHDWDMNRDLLEGIRIEDIRNRLRNIAEVKTSVLLSKLEEEALKINASDYIVLEENGNYFGMISLRTSRLFLEGRDLTQNLVLVKDVTDTSILPISIRTNLATSFKTLLDMGMDKIPVEENGKYLGYLRYADIISIYFEKTRSTNPVPGV comes from the coding sequence ATGTTTGGAAAAGTTTTCTCTCAATTCAAACAGGGACTGTTATCGTCTTACTTTACGATTAAAGGTAGAAGGTCTTTATATCTATATTGCGTCCTGACGGGTATTGTTTCCGGTTTAGGCGCCCTTCTTTTTTCGAGAGCGCTTGCATGGGCGGAATACATCTCCTTAGAATCTGTATCAGGTTTACATAATACTCATTCCGGTGGAGAGTTTTATGTTTCTCTGGAACCGATCGCTTCTATTCATATAGGAAGGTGGGCACTATTGGTAATTCCTCCTTTAGGAGGGCTGATTGCAGGTTGGATTATTTGGAAGTTTTCTCCTGATTCTGCCGGAACGGGAACTGATTCCTTAATAGATTCTTTTCATAATAAAGAAGGTATGGTAGATCCGAAGGTACCTCTGATCAAGTCGATTGCGACCGTATTCACATTATCGTCCGGAGGAAGCGGAGGAAAAGAGGGTCCGATCTCTCTCATAGGTGCAGGATTCGGTTCCTTGGTCGCAAATTTAACAAAGGCAGGCGCAAGAGCGAGGCGTACTTTACTACTCGCAGGAACTGCAGGCGGACTAGGTGCCATTTTTCATGCTCCTTTGGGAGGCGCATTAACCTCCGTAGAGATGGTGTATAGAGAAGATATAGAAAGTGATACGTTGGTTCCTTGTATTATTTCTTCGGTTACTGCATTCTTAACATACTCTTCATTTAACGGATTCGGTTCCGTATATAAGGTTCCCGAGATCGGATTTATAGAATATAAAGAACTGATCTTTTATTTGTTTTTAGGGATCTTATGTTATCTGAACGGCGCCTTTTTAATTAAGATCTTTCAATTTATGCAGGATTGGTCCAAGTCCTGGAAACTTCCCATGTGGATAAAGCCGGCTTTAGGCGGAATTCCCGTCGGACTGATCGGTTATTTTTTGCCGGAAGTTATAGGAACAGGTTCGGGCGTTTTACAAGATGTGTTAGAAGGTAGTTTTCAATTTCCGAATTACAGTTCTTATTTGGATCGAGATCTGCAGATCATATTCTTCTTTTTACTTCTTGCATTCTTAAAAATTATCACTACGTCGTTTACTATCGGGAGCGGTGGATCCGCAGGAATGTTCGGACCTTCTTTATTCATAGGTGGAATGTTGGGAGGAGCACTCGGTACATTTGCAAAATTAGTTTTAGGTTACCAGGTATCGGTCGCTTCTTTTGTGTTGGTAGGGATGGGCGCTTTTTATGCGGGGATTGCGAGCGCTCCGATTGCAGGAATGGTAATGATCTGCGAGATCATAGGAAGTTATTCCCTTCTTCCCCCCTTGATGATCGTCTCTATCATCACTTTCGTTCTTTCTCACAAACTGAATTTGTATAAAAGCCAGAAGAACACTCGCTTCCAATCTCCGGCACATGATTGGGATATGAACAGAGATTTGTTGGAAGGGATCCGAATAGAGGATATACGAAACAGATTAAGAAATATCGCAGAGGTCAAAACATCTGTTCTTCTTTCTAAGTTGGAAGAGGAGGCTCTCAAGATAAATGCCAGCGACTATATCGTCTTAGAGGAGAACGGAAACTATTTCGGAATGATCTCTCTTCGAACCAGCCGGTTATTTTTAGAAGGAAGAGATCTAACTCAGAACTTGGTTCTTGTAAAAGATGTAACTGACACATCTATCTTGCCGATTTCTATCCGGACAAACCTTGCCACTAGCTTTAAAACCCTTTTGGATATGGGGATGGATAAGATTCCTGTGGAAGAGAATGGAAAATATTTGGGATATTTACGTTATGCTGACATCATTTCGATATATTTTGAAAAGACTCGGTCCACGAATCCTGTTCCAGGCGTTTAG